The Desulfovibrio porci DNA segment CAAGTGGTGGGTGCCCAAGGCCTTGCAGCGTTATGAAGTGGTGGAGTAGGGCGTCGCTCATTTCGGGCAGGCGGAAGAGGGAAAAATCGTCAATTTTGCAAAATTCCCGCAACACCAGCCCCCGGCTCACGTTCCGGCTGCGCCGGTGACGTTCGCGGGATGAGGGAAGTAAAGGCGTCTGCCCTCGGATTGGCCGGAGATGGCTGGCCTTCAGGCCGGGATTGCGGTATGAAACCGACCCGGACTGGCGGCTGTCCGTGAAAACGGACTCGCCGGAACAATTTGGCTGCAATTTTTTATGAGAGTGTGGTATGCGACAAACCTGGCGCTTGCTCTGGCAGACGGCTGTGCTCGCCGCCATTGCCTGGCTGGCGGACTATGCGGTCACGGTGCTGGATCTGCCCGTTCCCGGCAATGTTCTGGGTATCATGGTACTTTTCCTCCTGCTGAGCGCGGGCGTCGTCAAGGAACGCTGGATAAGCGAGGCAGCTTCCTTTCTTCTCAGGCACCTGGTCTTCTTTTTCATTCCCGTGGCCGTGGGCCTGATGAACTGGGGCGAGGTCTTTTATGACTATGGCTGGGTCTTGCTGGGGGCCATTGTCGGCAGCACGGCCTTGCCTCTGCTGGTGACCGGCTGGCTGGCCGGGGCGTTGCGCCGCAGGCCGGAGAAGGAAAAAGCGCAATGTTCCTGACGACGTTTCTGTGCGTGGCGGGCACGCTGCTTGTTTACCAGTGTGTGCTCCGTCTGTATCTGCGCTACCGGCATCCGCTGATCAACGTCGTCGGCATCAGCGCGGCCGTGATTATCGCCGTACTGCTGCTCTGCGGTCTGCCCTACAGCACGTATGAACCCGCAAAAAAACTGATGACCAGCCTGATCGGCGCGGCCACGGTCAGCCTTGCGCTGCCGCTGTACCGTTACAGAAAGCTGCTCTGGCGCAATGCCCCGGCCATTCTCGTCAGCGTGAGCGCGGGGGCCTTCGCGGCCATGTTTTCCGCCGGGCTCATGGCCCAGGCCGGGGGGCTGCCGCGCCAGGTTGTCATGTCCATTCTCGCCAAGGGGGTTTCCATTCCTTTCGCGGTGGAAATTGCCGCCATTTATGACGGCATCCCCTCCCTGGCCGCTGCTTTTGTGGTGGCCACAGGGACGCTGGGATCCTTGCTGGGAGCCTGGGCGCTGACGCTGGCGCGCGTCGCTTCCCCTTTCGCGCGCGGGCTGACGCTGGGCACCATCTCCCATGCCCAGGGCACGGCGGCGGCCCTTCAGGAAAATGAGGAGGCCGGGGCCATGGCCGGTCTGGCCATGATCCTGGCGGGCCTGCTCACTGCCGCG contains these protein-coding regions:
- a CDS encoding LrgB family protein — its product is MFLTTFLCVAGTLLVYQCVLRLYLRYRHPLINVVGISAAVIIAVLLLCGLPYSTYEPAKKLMTSLIGAATVSLALPLYRYRKLLWRNAPAILVSVSAGAFAAMFSAGLMAQAGGLPRQVVMSILAKGVSIPFAVEIAAIYDGIPSLAAAFVVATGTLGSLLGAWALTLARVASPFARGLTLGTISHAQGTAAALQENEEAGAMAGLAMILAGLLTAAFAPPVVWLLGMVHGG
- a CDS encoding CidA/LrgA family protein; this encodes MRQTWRLLWQTAVLAAIAWLADYAVTVLDLPVPGNVLGIMVLFLLLSAGVVKERWISEAASFLLRHLVFFFIPVAVGLMNWGEVFYDYGWVLLGAIVGSTALPLLVTGWLAGALRRRPEKEKAQCS